The proteins below are encoded in one region of Anaeromicrobium sediminis:
- a CDS encoding hydrogen gas-evolving membrane-bound hydrogenase subunit E: MIKNFLLIGMLLVLLISFSSAVFDSKEHRSYDSKEYYLKNTYQETGSKNIVTGIYLDYRLFDSIFEASILLITVAGILFMSKREDEVL; this comes from the coding sequence ATGATTAAAAACTTTCTTTTAATCGGCATGTTGCTAGTATTGTTAATTTCTTTTTCCTCTGCTGTTTTTGACTCTAAAGAACATAGAAGCTATGATAGCAAGGAATATTATTTAAAAAACACCTACCAAGAAACAGGTTCAAAAAATATAGTAACTGGCATCTATTTAGATTACAGACTCTTCGACTCAATATTTGAAGCTAGTATTTTACTTATAACTGTAGCCGGAATACTATTTATGTCTAAAAGAGAAGATGAAGTTCTTTGA